ACAATAGCCAAGAACGATACGATCCCTGTCATCGGCAGATGTTGAAGTGTCGCAAAAATAGCAGACGTCACATCTTTGTCTACTTCTTGTGCAATTTGTGTGCCATTGCGCAAGTCACTGTATAGGGCGGTTCCGCCAAGCGTTGCAATCCACATACAAGAAAATGCAGGCGGTATCACCATGACCCCCATGATAAATTCACGGATTGTCCGTCCTTTCGATACACGTGCAACGAATGCACCAACGAAAGGAGACCATGCAATAGTCCAAGCCCAGTAGAAAATGGTCCAATCCTTCACCCAAGTACCACCTTGATATGGTTGAAGACGCAAGCTATACGTAATGAAGTTATTAATATAATCTCCAATGGCTAGTGTAAAGGTTTCCAATATAAATACTTTCGGTCCAACTACAAAGAAAAATAGCAATAACGCAATCGCCATACCCAAGTTAAAGTTACCTAGATAAGCGATACCTTTACTCAAACCTGTAGAAGCAGAAGTCATGTAGGCAACGAACACAACAGCAATGATTAGCAGTTGAATCGTAAACGTACTCTTAATATTAAAGACATACTCCATACCACCACTCATCTGCAAGACACCCATACCTAACGAAGTAGCAATACCCATGACAGTTGCTACTACCGCAAATGAATCGATACCTGTCTTCACGTGGCGATTACTTCCGATCAAAGGCTCAAGCGCCGTTGAAATCAAACCATCCTTCTTCTTTCGAAATTGAAGAAACCCAATAACTAGCCCTACTATGCCAAATATGGCCCATTGAGAAATACCCCAGTGGAAGAATGAATAGCCCATCGCCACACGTGCCGCCTCTTCTGTCTGCGCTTCGGCACCTGCAATGGGTGACTTAAAGTAGTGACTCATCGGCTCCGCCACACCCCAGAACACCAACCCTACACCGAAACCGGCAGAAAAGAGCATACCAATCCAAGTAAAAAACGGATATTCCGGACGTTCTGTATCTCCACCTAAACGAATGGCTCCAAATTTACTAATTGCCAATCCTACTAAAAATATAATGACAATAAATACGGCAAGTAAATAAAACCATCCAAAATTATCTGTCGTAAAATGATAAAGCTTTTCAGAAACCACACCAAACGGGACAGGTATGGACGCTCCTAGTACGACGAGCACAAAAATAAATACGGCAGAAATAGAGAACAC
This window of the Sporosarcina ureae genome carries:
- a CDS encoding BCCT family transporter; the encoded protein is MDKKFWKNPVFSISAVFIFVLVVLGASIPVPFGVVSEKLYHFTTDNFGWFYLLAVFIVIIFLVGLAISKFGAIRLGGDTERPEYPFFTWIGMLFSAGFGVGLVFWGVAEPMSHYFKSPIAGAEAQTEEAARVAMGYSFFHWGISQWAIFGIVGLVIGFLQFRKKKDGLISTALEPLIGSNRHVKTGIDSFAVVATVMGIATSLGMGVLQMSGGMEYVFNIKSTFTIQLLIIAVVFVAYMTSASTGLSKGIAYLGNFNLGMAIALLLFFFVVGPKVFILETFTLAIGDYINNFITYSLRLQPYQGGTWVKDWTIFYWAWTIAWSPFVGAFVARVSKGRTIREFIMGVMVIPPAFSCMWIATLGGTALYSDLRNGTQIAQEVDKDVTSAIFATLQHLPMTGIVSFLAIVLIFTFLITSADSATYILASMTTRGSLFPPLVVKFVWGFLMTAIAAVLLYAGGLEALQSASLVSALPFTLLLLLLIFSLAKLLAREPITVRPTDIRQFEHVEGEVKKRRKRKESEKEKRARREAEKAEKIKEKNDRKYQELEKKKYREMEKEKNE